Proteins from a genomic interval of Marmoricola sp. OAE513:
- a CDS encoding TasA family protein, which yields MKRTKVLVPLATLLAAGAIAVGSGATFNSTTGNTISAVTAGTLTHTNSKADAAIFNLTNMKPGDVLNGTLTLTNTGSLPAAFSLMETSSSNGFAGSNLTLDIVDTTTGTNVFSGTFGALADDAKLELGTWASNAAHTFKFTVKLNQDTPNTDQGKTAGATYRWSSVQLAGDTFNQ from the coding sequence ATGAAGCGCACCAAGGTCCTCGTCCCGCTCGCCACCCTCCTCGCCGCCGGCGCCATCGCCGTGGGCTCGGGTGCGACGTTCAACTCCACCACCGGCAACACCATCAGCGCCGTCACCGCCGGCACGCTGACCCACACCAACTCGAAGGCCGACGCGGCCATCTTCAACCTGACCAACATGAAGCCGGGCGACGTGCTCAACGGCACCCTGACGCTGACCAACACCGGCTCCCTGCCGGCCGCGTTCTCGCTGATGGAGACCTCCTCCAGCAACGGCTTCGCCGGCAGCAACCTGACCCTCGACATCGTCGACACCACCACGGGCACCAACGTCTTCTCCGGCACCTTCGGTGCGCTGGCCGACGACGCCAAGCTCGAGCTCGGCACCTGGGCCTCCAACGCGGCGCACACGTTCAAGTTCACCGTGAAGCTCAACCAGGACACCCCGAACACCGACCAGGGCAAGACCGCCGGCGCGACGTACCGCTGGTCCTCGGTCCAGCTCGCGGGCGACACGTTCAACCAGTGA
- a CDS encoding enoyl-CoA hydratase-related protein, with translation MSTEELQVNRRDGVVEVVFNRPERRNAFTSAMYAALRDLCDELAEDTSTRVLVLRGAGGKAFAAGNEISDFLDRDAVGYEESIRQLLVALFELPQVTIAAVEGACVGGGLAVATHCDLRICTPESRFGYPIARTLGNALAAPVVYRCASVFGESLTREMLLTSRLTTAERAYAVGAVMSVVEDLDAELDTVVAGLLAASGVTMRATKAQLFARAEVLEAPPAFDAAMLGEIYTGDDFKEGVRAFLAKEKPAFR, from the coding sequence GTGAGCACCGAAGAGCTGCAGGTCAACCGTCGTGACGGCGTCGTCGAGGTCGTGTTCAACCGCCCCGAGCGGCGCAACGCCTTCACCAGCGCCATGTACGCCGCGCTGCGCGACCTCTGCGACGAGCTCGCCGAGGACACGAGCACCCGGGTGCTGGTGCTGCGCGGCGCCGGCGGCAAGGCGTTCGCGGCCGGCAACGAGATCTCGGACTTCCTGGACCGCGACGCGGTCGGCTACGAGGAAAGCATCCGGCAGCTGCTGGTCGCGCTCTTCGAGCTTCCGCAGGTCACCATCGCCGCGGTCGAGGGTGCCTGCGTCGGCGGTGGCCTGGCCGTCGCGACCCACTGCGACCTGCGGATCTGCACGCCGGAGTCCCGATTCGGCTACCCGATCGCCCGCACGCTCGGCAACGCCCTCGCGGCTCCGGTCGTCTACCGCTGCGCCTCGGTCTTCGGGGAGTCGCTGACCCGGGAGATGCTGCTGACCTCGCGCCTGACCACCGCCGAGCGCGCGTACGCCGTCGGCGCGGTGATGTCGGTCGTCGAGGACCTCGACGCCGAGCTCGACACCGTGGTGGCGGGCCTGCTGGCCGCCTCGGGCGTCACGATGCGGGCCACCAAAGCGCAGCTCTTCGCGCGCGCCGAGGTGCTCGAGGCACCGCCGGCCTTCGACGCCGCGATGCTCGGCGAGATCTACACCGGGGACGACTTCAAGGAAGGCGTCCGGGCGTTCCTGGCCAAGGAGAAGCCAGCCTTCCGCTAG
- a CDS encoding N-6 DNA methylase, with the protein MSEAAAYRDAVRVVMREHGERLAAARGLVLPVGALAVGRAVPADLLASLRARVSRFDGVEVEQLGHAYEALLQDEDRRNAGAHYTPRALADEVVEHALAPLVEGLRAEDLLDLRILDIATGSGIFLLSAAEYLTGLVDGGPSLRQVITTCLYGADVDATTAEVCRLSLWLLAGDQDLPWNVLEGRVVAGDSLLDEPVAGRVAVDWTVLAPEVMGAGGFDAVIGNPPFLGVKNIRGAVGQVVRDRYAATLLDGESGRSDLVVFFLARATRLSRGVVGLVLPDAVSEGDSARFGPGRAIDQGFEIFRAETSRPWPSAAGVRIALLWLRRGVSGSSAVLDGVVVQRIGPHLGRVAASARGTTPAPDWLPHGHQATIVLGRSLVLTTAEADDLRAADPRIGTWIRDYLSGEDLVTRHRSSASRQVLDLGAVPLADLEAVPALADRLTLIRTERETQLAKYPQLVSRWWGFLNPVARLYEDLAGEPEAIAFSKHAKYIWPVIVGTGPVFSNGLIVYPSADRGLYAFLASTPHRLWAVDEGGSRLNESHRYNPSRLRATYPFPDSVDGARDAGARLAEAVVRAGEAQQVGVTELLNQVHGSAPVAPEIAAIRDAVVEVDRAVLAAHGIDEVLVHGLQVVGDRTRFGLDPGGEAAIKARLLER; encoded by the coding sequence GTGAGCGAAGCCGCTGCCTACCGCGACGCCGTACGCGTCGTGATGCGCGAGCACGGGGAGCGGCTCGCCGCCGCGCGCGGGCTGGTGCTGCCGGTCGGTGCGCTCGCCGTCGGGCGCGCCGTCCCTGCTGACCTGCTGGCCTCGCTGCGCGCCCGGGTGAGCAGGTTCGACGGCGTCGAGGTCGAGCAGCTCGGCCACGCCTACGAGGCCCTGCTGCAGGACGAGGACCGCAGGAACGCCGGCGCCCACTACACGCCACGGGCTTTGGCCGACGAGGTCGTCGAGCACGCTCTGGCGCCGCTGGTCGAGGGCCTGCGTGCCGAGGACTTGCTCGACCTGCGGATCCTCGACATCGCCACCGGTTCGGGGATCTTCCTGCTCTCGGCCGCGGAGTACCTGACCGGACTGGTCGACGGCGGCCCGAGCCTGCGCCAGGTGATCACGACCTGCCTGTACGGCGCGGACGTCGATGCGACGACGGCCGAGGTCTGCCGGCTCTCGCTGTGGCTGCTCGCCGGCGACCAGGACCTGCCGTGGAACGTGCTCGAGGGCCGGGTCGTCGCGGGAGACTCGCTGCTCGACGAACCCGTCGCCGGTCGGGTGGCTGTCGACTGGACGGTGCTCGCGCCGGAGGTGATGGGCGCCGGAGGCTTTGACGCGGTGATCGGGAACCCGCCCTTCCTCGGGGTGAAGAACATCCGCGGAGCGGTCGGCCAGGTTGTCCGCGACCGGTACGCCGCCACGCTGCTGGACGGCGAGTCCGGCCGTTCCGACCTGGTCGTGTTCTTCCTGGCCCGCGCGACGCGCCTGTCCCGCGGGGTCGTCGGGCTCGTGCTCCCGGACGCCGTCTCCGAGGGTGACAGCGCCCGCTTCGGGCCCGGCCGTGCAATCGATCAGGGTTTCGAGATCTTCCGGGCCGAGACCTCCCGGCCGTGGCCGAGCGCGGCCGGCGTACGGATCGCGCTGCTGTGGCTGCGACGAGGGGTGTCGGGCTCTAGCGCGGTGCTGGACGGCGTCGTCGTCCAGCGGATCGGTCCCCACCTCGGCCGGGTCGCCGCGTCCGCGCGCGGCACCACTCCGGCGCCCGACTGGCTGCCGCACGGGCACCAGGCCACGATCGTGCTCGGTCGCTCGCTGGTGCTCACGACCGCCGAGGCCGACGACCTGCGTGCCGCGGACCCGCGGATCGGCACGTGGATCAGGGACTACCTGAGCGGGGAGGACCTGGTCACTCGCCACCGCTCGTCCGCCTCGCGCCAGGTGCTCGATCTCGGCGCTGTCCCGCTCGCGGACCTCGAAGCCGTCCCCGCCCTCGCCGACCGGCTCACGCTGATCCGCACCGAGCGCGAGACCCAGCTCGCGAAGTACCCCCAGCTGGTCTCGCGCTGGTGGGGCTTCCTCAACCCCGTCGCCCGTCTGTACGAGGACCTGGCCGGCGAGCCCGAGGCGATCGCGTTCTCCAAGCACGCCAAGTACATCTGGCCGGTCATCGTCGGCACCGGGCCGGTCTTCAGCAACGGGCTGATCGTGTACCCCTCGGCCGACCGCGGCCTCTACGCCTTCCTTGCCTCGACCCCGCACCGGCTCTGGGCGGTCGACGAGGGCGGGTCGCGGCTCAACGAGAGCCACCGCTACAACCCCTCCCGGCTGCGCGCGACCTACCCGTTCCCGGACTCGGTCGACGGCGCGCGCGACGCGGGTGCCCGGCTGGCCGAGGCCGTCGTACGGGCGGGCGAGGCGCAGCAGGTCGGGGTCACCGAGCTGCTCAACCAGGTGCACGGGTCCGCGCCGGTGGCGCCGGAGATCGCCGCGATCCGGGACGCGGTCGTCGAGGTCGACCGGGCGGTCCTGGCTGCGCACGGGATCGACGAGGTGCTGGTGCACGGGCTCCAGGTCGTCGGGGACAGGACCCGCTTCGGGCTCGACCCGGGCGGCGAAGCGGCGATCAAGGCGCGGTTGCTCGAGCGCTGA
- a CDS encoding VOC family protein, with protein sequence MSLNTSSVSVMLPIGDAAAAQEFYSDRVGLPFEGTNSEGSLLFGLPGGSQLVLLPRPDQPPSPSTAVSFVVDDVEAEIADLKARGLVFQDYDLPGFKTVDHVCVMASAKAAWFLDPHGNVLCLHQNL encoded by the coding sequence ATGTCCCTGAACACCAGCTCCGTCTCCGTGATGCTGCCGATCGGCGACGCCGCCGCGGCGCAGGAGTTCTACTCCGACCGTGTCGGACTGCCCTTCGAGGGCACCAACAGCGAGGGGAGCCTGCTGTTCGGGCTGCCCGGCGGTTCGCAGCTCGTGCTGCTGCCGCGGCCGGACCAGCCGCCGTCGCCGAGCACCGCCGTCAGCTTCGTGGTCGACGACGTCGAGGCCGAGATCGCCGACCTCAAGGCCCGCGGCCTGGTCTTCCAGGACTACGACCTGCCCGGGTTCAAGACCGTGGACCACGTCTGCGTGATGGCGAGCGCGAAGGCGGCCTGGTTCCTCGACCCGCACGGCAACGTGCTCTGCCTGCACCAGAACCTGTGA
- a CDS encoding Ig-like domain repeat protein → MKLARSRSLGLLVAAGVALAVVPTVVPVATAASGNLPYTCKISGNTAPVTVTLDTSAPYSVAPGSSIQPVLTASVYFPASVVNGLRSNLNATAIAGSGGKVAVKTNGASTTVSNLTFPSVPLEQDKAVTAKATATMAKLTDLPEGSVVYKPGDLTALTLNLTGSGFAPVLACTLGATSANIDTVIVSNTPPPPPPTVVATSIAAAKAYSRKKDKLTIGANVKSSGATPTGKVTIALFKSGKKIRTATLTLVGGKAKVVFTKVRKGSYKYTITYGGSATKKPSTYTSAKFKLKK, encoded by the coding sequence ATGAAACTCGCACGCTCCCGCTCTCTCGGCCTGCTCGTGGCCGCCGGCGTCGCTCTCGCCGTCGTACCGACTGTCGTCCCCGTCGCCACGGCGGCGTCGGGCAACCTGCCCTACACCTGCAAGATCTCGGGCAACACGGCGCCGGTCACGGTGACCCTGGACACCAGTGCGCCGTACTCGGTCGCGCCGGGGTCGTCGATTCAGCCCGTCCTCACCGCCTCCGTCTACTTCCCGGCCTCGGTCGTCAACGGGTTGCGCAGCAACTTGAACGCCACTGCGATCGCGGGCTCCGGCGGCAAGGTCGCCGTCAAGACCAACGGCGCGAGCACCACGGTGAGCAACCTGACCTTCCCCTCCGTGCCCCTGGAGCAGGACAAGGCGGTCACGGCGAAGGCAACCGCCACGATGGCGAAGCTAACCGATCTGCCCGAGGGGTCGGTCGTCTACAAGCCGGGTGACCTCACGGCCCTGACGCTCAACCTGACGGGCTCGGGATTCGCCCCGGTCCTGGCCTGCACCCTTGGGGCGACCTCGGCGAACATCGACACGGTCATCGTGTCCAACACCCCGCCGCCCCCGCCGCCGACCGTCGTGGCGACGTCCATCGCCGCGGCCAAGGCGTACTCGCGGAAGAAGGACAAGCTCACGATCGGTGCGAACGTGAAGTCCTCGGGTGCGACCCCGACCGGCAAGGTGACCATCGCCCTCTTCAAGTCCGGCAAGAAGATCCGGACGGCCACGCTGACCCTGGTGGGCGGGAAGGCCAAGGTCGTCTTCACCAAGGTCAGGAAGGGGAGCTACAAGTACACGATCACGTACGGCGGCTCCGCGACGAAGAAGCCGTCGACCTACACGTCGGCGAAGTTCAAGCTCAAGAAGTAG
- a CDS encoding alpha/beta hydrolase, with amino-acid sequence MSTTTTATRFAVSADGTRIAYDLTGTGPVLVIVEGALCHRGMGAAKTLTPALRDHFTVVGYDRRGRGESSDTQPYAVQREVEDLVAVLDAVGPDAFVFAASSGAALALEAARQGVPMRRLAVYEAPFIVDDTHAPNAPDLPEQIERLVAADDRGGAVKLFMRTVGVPAPMLALMPLFPVWKGLKAVAHTLVHDFRIVLPFEQGEPLPVGHYGSVAAETIVIAGGKSPAYLQNAQAAIADQLPHGRLLTLKGQTHMIKAKVTGPELVRFFV; translated from the coding sequence ATGAGCACCACCACCACCGCCACCCGCTTCGCCGTCTCGGCCGACGGCACCCGGATCGCCTACGACCTGACCGGCACCGGCCCGGTGCTCGTGATCGTCGAGGGCGCGCTGTGCCACCGCGGAATGGGTGCCGCCAAGACGCTCACGCCGGCGCTCCGGGACCACTTCACCGTCGTCGGGTACGACCGCCGGGGACGCGGCGAGAGCAGCGACACCCAGCCGTACGCCGTGCAGCGCGAGGTCGAGGACCTGGTCGCCGTGCTCGACGCGGTCGGTCCGGACGCGTTCGTGTTCGCCGCCTCCTCCGGAGCCGCGCTCGCCCTGGAGGCCGCGCGCCAGGGCGTGCCGATGCGGAGGCTGGCCGTCTACGAGGCGCCGTTCATCGTCGACGACACCCACGCGCCGAACGCCCCTGACCTGCCCGAGCAGATCGAGCGCCTGGTCGCGGCGGACGACCGCGGCGGCGCGGTGAAGCTGTTCATGAGGACGGTCGGCGTCCCGGCACCGATGCTCGCGCTGATGCCGCTGTTCCCGGTGTGGAAGGGCCTGAAGGCCGTCGCGCACACGCTCGTCCACGACTTCCGGATCGTGCTGCCGTTCGAGCAGGGCGAGCCGCTCCCGGTCGGCCACTACGGCTCGGTCGCAGCGGAGACGATCGTGATCGCGGGCGGCAAGAGCCCGGCGTACCTGCAGAACGCGCAGGCTGCCATCGCCGACCAGCTCCCGCACGGGCGGTTGCTGACCCTCAAGGGTCAGACCCACATGATCAAGGCGAAGGTGACCGGCCCGGAGCTGGTGCGCTTCTTCGTGTGA
- a CDS encoding RNA polymerase sigma factor, with protein MPADATTTDAITATWREESARLVGALTRMTRSVELAEDLAQDALVAALEQWPSSGIPSNPAAWLMTTAKRRGIDHIRRADTLRRKTEEIGHAQLLGEEDQMPDLDSQVDHIEDDVLRLVFLCCHPALTPESRAALTLRMVGGLTTSEIARGFLAAESAMGQRISRAKKTLSEVRAEFELPAGPDREKRLDDVMAVIYLIFNEGYSATAGDDWMRPELANEAMRLARMLADLAPDEPDVHGLQALLEIQGSRMAARVDDAGEPVLLEDQDRSRWDQLLIRRGLAALQRAELLAARGAPVGRYFLQAAIASQHAKAATFAETDWRQIAILYDVLAEAAPGPVVEVNRAVAHGRAFDPGAGLAVLEAVDESSLGDSPMLPSVRGDLLFRAGRYADAAEAFTEAASRTRNEGERTVLEKRAEESRRAMSRTT; from the coding sequence GTGCCAGCCGACGCGACCACCACCGACGCGATCACCGCCACGTGGCGCGAGGAGTCGGCACGTCTGGTCGGCGCGCTCACCCGGATGACCCGGAGCGTCGAGCTCGCCGAGGACCTCGCCCAGGACGCCCTGGTCGCTGCTCTCGAGCAGTGGCCGTCCTCGGGCATCCCGTCGAACCCGGCTGCCTGGCTGATGACCACGGCCAAGCGCCGCGGGATCGACCACATCCGGCGCGCGGACACGCTGCGCCGCAAGACCGAGGAGATCGGTCACGCCCAGCTGCTGGGAGAGGAGGACCAGATGCCCGACCTCGACTCCCAGGTCGACCACATCGAGGACGACGTCCTCCGCCTGGTCTTCCTGTGCTGCCACCCCGCGCTCACCCCCGAGTCCCGGGCCGCGCTGACGCTGCGGATGGTCGGTGGCCTGACCACCAGCGAGATCGCCCGCGGCTTCCTGGCGGCGGAGTCCGCGATGGGCCAGCGGATCTCGCGGGCCAAGAAGACGCTCAGCGAGGTCCGCGCCGAGTTCGAGCTCCCGGCGGGACCGGACCGCGAGAAGCGGCTCGACGACGTGATGGCCGTGATCTACCTGATCTTCAACGAGGGCTACTCCGCAACCGCCGGCGACGACTGGATGCGGCCCGAGCTCGCGAACGAGGCGATGCGGCTCGCCAGGATGCTCGCCGACCTCGCCCCGGACGAGCCTGACGTGCACGGACTGCAGGCTCTCCTGGAGATCCAGGGCTCCCGGATGGCCGCCCGGGTCGACGACGCCGGCGAGCCCGTCCTGCTCGAGGACCAGGACCGCAGCCGCTGGGACCAGCTGCTCATCCGCCGCGGTCTCGCGGCACTGCAGCGGGCCGAGCTGCTCGCCGCCCGCGGCGCCCCGGTCGGCCGCTACTTCCTGCAGGCCGCGATCGCCTCGCAGCACGCCAAGGCAGCCACCTTCGCCGAGACCGACTGGCGCCAGATCGCGATCCTGTACGACGTCCTGGCCGAGGCCGCGCCGGGCCCGGTCGTCGAGGTGAACAGAGCCGTCGCGCACGGACGCGCGTTCGATCCCGGTGCCGGGCTGGCCGTGCTGGAGGCCGTGGACGAGTCCTCGCTGGGCGACTCCCCGATGCTTCCCAGCGTCCGCGGTGACCTGCTCTTCCGTGCCGGTCGGTACGCCGACGCCGCCGAGGCGTTCACCGAGGCTGCGTCGCGCACCCGCAACGAGGGCGAGCGGACGGTGCTGGAGAAGCGCGCCGAGGAATCCCGCCGGGCGATGTCGAGGACGACCTGA
- a CDS encoding YciI family protein, producing MPRFMGFVRMEEGQGMPPQALFDAMDTYIGEQAAKGVFLDGGGLYGTEDAVNFVVKNGETTRVDGPYAESKEVAGGFAILQYDNLEDAIAGQQEFADLHAKHWPECRMVATLRQISDEPPAADDA from the coding sequence ATGCCGCGTTTCATGGGATTCGTACGGATGGAAGAAGGCCAGGGCATGCCGCCGCAGGCGCTGTTCGACGCGATGGACACCTACATCGGCGAGCAGGCCGCGAAGGGCGTCTTCCTCGACGGCGGCGGCCTCTACGGCACCGAGGACGCCGTGAACTTCGTCGTGAAGAACGGCGAGACCACCCGCGTCGACGGCCCGTACGCCGAGTCCAAGGAGGTCGCGGGCGGCTTCGCGATCCTGCAGTACGACAACCTCGAGGACGCCATCGCCGGTCAGCAGGAGTTCGCCGACCTGCACGCGAAGCACTGGCCCGAGTGCCGGATGGTCGCGACGCTGCGTCAGATCTCCGACGAGCCGCCCGCGGCCGACGACGCCTGA